DNA sequence from the Chlorocebus sabaeus isolate Y175 chromosome 25, mChlSab1.0.hap1, whole genome shotgun sequence genome:
aaacacagcatATACACAAAACTGTAACAGACTATAGGCAAAGACACAAACTCCCAAATACCCTGAAAATAACAATTTGCTCCCTTTATTATTTGCCTACACAGTACTATGAAGAATCCAGCCCATAGGGATTTGCTAAAGAGCTCTTCTGGACTAAGCAACACACCCATATATTTATGCTCAGTCTAGACTATATATTGCAACTTACACTGTCTGCCCAAAACAACCCCCCACCAAAAGTTAGTATTGGAGAAAGCTTTAGAGGCAACAAAAGACATCTCTAAGGGTCAGCATTTTACTGTCATAAGCACTAATAAATTAAGCTGTAAGCAGGTGGCCAGAATCATGCACTCAATCATTTAATTAACATCCCCCATTTCCAGCCAGACTCAGAGCTAAGTTTGGGTACAATTGGGGACAAATAAGATACATGTGCAGCCCTTATCAAGTGACTTACAGACCTAACAAGTCAGGGTAGTAAAATGCTACCTGCACTGGCACATAAATATAGATGGAATACTGAGAGCCCAAAGGAAGAGGTCATCAATTCTGGAGAGGAGGAGGTAATCAGGAAAAGCTTCATAGAAGAGGTGGCTTTTGAGCCAGGTCTTAACAAATGAGCAAGTATCTACCAAACCAGGGCAGCTAAGATAGGGCAGCATTCCAGAAGGAGAAAACAACCTAACAAGGGCACAACGACATTTTGGGAAATGCGAGTTCAGCCTGGCTGGGAAGCACACTGGGTAGGGAATGGGACAACGGCGAAGCCAGATCTCAAAGAGGCTTAACTGTATGCATGTTGAGGAATTTGGACTTCATCTGTAGAGACAAAACAGGGAGCCACTTGAGGGGGCTAAGTAGGGTTATAAATGAATGGCTCTACAGCTCAGTGGAAAATGGCCTGGAGAGGGGCAATGGAGGAGACAGACAGACCCAGCAGAGGCATCTTGTTCAGGTAAGGGTGATACAGGACAAAGCTAAGACGAGCTCAGATATCACCTTCTCTAGGAAGCCCTCCGTGACTCAGGTCATGTCAGCTGCCCCTCCTTGAGCATCTCTTTCCATATCTTGTTATATCATCAGTTATATGTCTGCCTGGCAGGGACCAAACTGGACTTGTCTTTgtatcctttgagcccaggacaGAGTGTGATCAATGCTTACCCACTGAGCATACAAGTCAGTCAGTGAAGCACAAACAGCCATGGGGACACAGAGGAAGGAGCCAGTAAGACAGGGATACATCAAGCCCTGGTGAGCAATCATGGAGGGGAGACTTGGACCCCCAGGACTCTGAAGCCATTTACAGAGACACAAGGGcagggaaaaggggaaaaaaagatgccTGAGTTCAGGTTCCTGCAGGTCATTCAGGTAGAGGCCAGGCCAGTGCTCCCAGTTGGGGAAGGTGGAGTTGTTAGCACCAGTGTGATTGAAGCATCAGTGTGAAAGCTTGACCTGGAAAGTCTGTGCATTCACAACATGCAGAATGGGCTGCCCACCTCCAGGAAGCACTCAGATGCCCTGCCCACATGAGCTGCTACTCAGGTCTGGGAAGGTCTGACACTTAATAAAAACGAGTTTCCCTTATGGCCACTGGAGTGATGAGCCCTTTGAAAACCATCAACTCAATCTCTGACAGCAATAAGAATACAGCAAGCAGGAGGACTGGGTTGTAAACCCTGGAGAAATCACTGAACTGCTCTGTGCTGCAGTTCCTGAACATGTAAAATCACAATGGCAACACAGTTGCTGCTTTCTTCCAGGTGTTTCAAACTAAGatataaaatgctttcaaataatAAGATATGAATGTGAGATAATCTAACTATTTCTCTCCAAATCCCTTACAACTACTAGAGCCTCTTCTTTCACCTCGCTCAAGGGCAACCAAAATCCATTTTCCCATCTAATGATTAGCTaagattggattttaaaaaaagttacctCCCAATTGATGCGATATTACCAAAGGTATAAAACACTGCGAAGAGGTGTAATCCCTTCCTGGGCACCCACAGCAGAAgagtaccctagaatttaaagcaCAGCGTTTGCACATGAGCAACCCCTCCCACCTGGCCACACAAGCAGAGCTCACAGAGGAAGCCCTGAGGAGGCCgtttccctccccacctcccttatTCCCCTCTCCTCTCATCCATGCATTTTAGTGAAGGGCAAAAGGGGAAAGGAGGTGGACAAAAGGGGGAATATATAGCAAAGACGGCTAGGAGGAAAagacagaggagggagggaaatctTACCAGCAGTGAGCAGAGAATTCCTATAGCAAAACACGCAATGAAGCCTTTTATCCTGGTCCCCCAGCTTAATGAAGATGCCTCAACAacctaaaattgaaaaaaaaaatacatatacacacacatttactaAAAACAAAGCAAGCACATAATTAAATCTAGAAAGTGTTAAATTGTACTAGGGAAGGCAAGGAGCACAGAATCCTACACACTCAGGCGATGGGAGTCATCGAATCTAGACTTTATTAGAGCTGTAAAGTTACGACGCAGATATGAATCTCCTCTCCAGCAGCTGACAGCTGTGCCTCCCGCTGAACATCTTCAGAGGCAGAAACTCTTTGCCTCGAGCACAACCCATTTCATGAACAGGAAGGCAAGACAGCCAATCCTAGAGTAGCCCAGAGCCTTCCCACAACCCACGCAGGATGAGGACCACACCTGGAAAGGCATGAGTCCACCTGGGACCCTCCACCAGGCAGGGTCCCAGGAAATAAGGAAAAGATGAGGGGATGGCACTCAAGCAGCTGCTCCACTGGTCATCCTCTCCTACATCAACTCTCACCCGCATTATTTACTCTTGGTTCAGATGTTGTACTTACAGGGTGCCGGCATCAGTCAACTCATCCAAGTGCGAAACAGATCCTGGTTAATTAATGACTGTCCTGCTCATCCTGATTCTTTGCCATCATGATTAATCCCTCCCTGGAGCAAAGTTCAGGAGAAGCCAGGAGTTCCAAAAACACTATTGAAATAGGAGAGCCTGTGAGTAGCTCCCAACGGTTCTTTTCCCATGTCAAAAATGAcaacagctgggcacagtggctcatgcctgtaatcccagcactttgggaggccaaggtgggcgcatcacctgaggtcaggagtttgagaccagcctgaccaacatggtgaaaccttgtctctactaaaaatacaaacaattagccaggtgtggtggtacctgcctgtaatcccagctacttgggaggctgaggcagaagaattgcttgaacctgggaggtggaggttgcagtgagccgaggttgtacattgtactccagcctgggcaacaagaatatAACTCTTGTTGTCTTGAAAAAAGATGACAACAAAGTCTCTGCACTGGTGACCCTGCTCGTCTGTCCACCTGATGCAAGTGGGAACAGTTGTTCCAAGCTGGACAAAGACAGCTGCCAGTGAGGGACCACCACCACACAGGGCAGCTAGGCCATGTATATTCACACAGGGCTCACCTTGTatggccagcatggtctccatcTAGCAATGTGGTCAAAGTTCCCTACCATATTTCCACCGGGCTGATGGAAGAAGGTAGATAGTGGCAGACAGTCAAGAGTCATTAGACTGGCAACTCCCTCAGCCTTGACTACCCCCAGCTCAGGGATCTGTTTTCAACCATGTCTCCAGAGTTCCTGTCAAACCAGAAGCTTGAAAAGAACGATGAGAGGCTCCCCTCAGGTGTGGCACGTATTGCCAAAGACTACCTTAATCTCCACTCAGGAGAAAGGTATTTAGGTCAGGTTATACATTCATACATATTGCAACTGAGCCCATGACTCTGCACAGAAGGCACAAATTAGGGATGATAACAGGTAGCAGGGGCCCAGTGTTATGACCTGTCAGATGAGCCACCTGGTTTTACGCTGAGGTAAACCTCTCCTGGAGGAGTCTGATTTCCCAAACCCCCTGGGACTCCAAAATGAGCCATGTGATGATGCTCTGGTAGCAGGCTTTACAAGGCCCCAGACAAGCTAGTCAGGCTACTTCTGACTAAAGCATTTAACCTCCCACCAGTCTCATTTGAGTGGTACCTAAAATGAGAAGGTACCACTCTTCCTACTCATGCAAGAACCAAAGAACTTACCTTGCCAAGGCGAGAAAAGAACTAGCTGCAGGTGGGAAGAAAAATTGGCCTGGCTTGTTCATAGGAAGAAGAGTGGTAGTGGGATTGGCCTGGCTTGTTCACAGAAAGAAAAGCACAGTGGGATTGGCCTGGCTTGTCTGTAGGAAGAAGAGCGGTAGTAGGATTGTCCTGGCTTGTTCATAGGAAGAAGCATGGTAGTAGGATTGGACTGGCTTGTCTGCAGCAAGAAGAGTGGTAGAAAGATTGAACTGGATGGTTCCCTGAGCACTACATGTCATCAACagggatattttaaaagattcaacCTTTCTATTTTAAGAGGATAAACCATAAGGTTAAGAATGAAATCTGAATTGGCTTTGACATCTAGATTGCTAAATAACCTCAACAGAACAGTGAGATTCCAGCcctcataaaaatcaaaataactgaCAATAGGAAGCAGTTCAGCCAAGAATGTGTTTCTGGTTTCTACCTTCAGAAAGGAAAGTGACACTCCATATTCAAGTCTCTCAAGCTGAATCCATCCAAATGTTACTGTTTGCCAAAATGGAAGGGTGGGGGGCATATTTCACCACTGTATTTTTCCATTACATGTGCTTGCAAGTTCTTTTACATGCACACTCGGTCAGGGAAGGAGGAAGCTGTTGTTCCACTTCTTCTAACTGGACTCAGTGAAAGCAAAACACTTCTTTCGGCCAAATTATGAAAACAAACTCATAAAATGTCTGTAAATTCATGACTGCTGGAAGCTGTGCTAGCATATTGTTTTTGGAAATTAGAGTAGCTAAAATGGTACCTGGATAGAACGTGTAGGGAATGCGCTCCCGGGCAGTCTGACTGACTGGCAGCTATTCACAAAGGTCCCTTTCACTCTGCGATGTGGAGAGAAGAGAGGCTCTTGCCAAGAAGAAGTAATactaagaatttttcagaaaaacaggaTTGGTAGCCAGAAGGTGAGAAAGGAATACTGCTTCATTTCCACACTTTAAAATCAGATACTACTCATACCTTTCTTGTCCCCAGAATCgtttattaaaaaaacataaaacctaTACTTTCAGAAAGAAGTCCATTGAAACTACAGACTTAAGGTGTACTTATGAAGATGAGGTATCCATCACAAAATTCATCATGGGCTATAATTAGATACTGCCATGCAAATTTTATAACTACCTAAGAGAGGTAGGAGAAATAGAACTAGTCATACCTTTATGGTTTCCATTAAaggaataaaagttttaaaaagcactCTCTTCTAGTGACCTCTTAAAGAGATTTTAAGAATGCCTAATTCAACTTACCACACAAAACAGCAATTTCCCCACGGAATCCTCCAGTTCTACCAGCCCCCAAACCATGAAAAATATGAGACAATTAAATCAGtactaatattttaaaggaagCTCGACCTAATCAGTAAATACTAAGCTGAAACAGCCTGGAAGATGAAGTCAGTTGGCAACAAAACAtttcccaggaattcaagactcgGGAAGTGCCATACAATGATGTTATAAACAGAATCTCACTCAGAAAGAGGAAACTGATCAAAGAATGAAGCACCTATTCTTTTGAAATTAGATCCAACAGATGCCTCAGCGTAACACATTAAAGCCCTTCTCACAGTATCCAATACAGACATTCACCGTTTTAGGTTAAAAATAAGCTCAGCATTTATGTTTGCAAACTTTACTAGACGTCCACTGTTGAGGGTCAGCCCACTGCTTCGTGATGATTTTCGAGACAATAATATCTGCATCATCCCACTGTCAACACTCCACCCCCCAAGAGTTTGCAGGGAGATAAAGTGTCTCCCTCTTAAGCACCAACTGTTCATAAAGGCTTGTTGACAGTCAATGGAAATAAAGCTTTAAATAACGAGGGTCAGCTACCTACGAGTCAGACCTTTCTTAGGCCTGGTCTGAGATTCCACTTGAGATTCATAATAgaagctagaaataaaaaaaaaaaaagaacccgtGAAATTACTCCTGAGCCTTGACCAATTAATAAAggcaacaaattaaaaagaaccCACCAACTAGTTTTGAAATGTCAAAAAGTTAAATTTCAATGCCTCAAACATTCGATCCCATAGAGTTACTCCCTCAAGGTGAAGATTAAGAGGGCAAGTTTTGCATTCTGAGATGTCATGCAGAAAGTGTGAGTCCCAGtatcacacaaaacaaaaccaaataaaatcagCAACCACAAACGTGGATGAAAGCAGCCTGCTGAGAAAGAAGACCTTGCTGAGAAACCAGAAGAAACACCGATTAGTTTCCAGTTAGCCATATCATCTTAacatcctcatttcacagatgaggaacagAGGCTAAAGAATACACCAAAAAGTGAAGAGAAACGTTATTTTGTCatccaaaaaggaaaacaaaagctaaAAGCACCCCAAATAGAAATGCAGCATTCTGTGTGGTTCTACAACATAGGACATTAGTAGCCAGGTTTCAGCACGATTAAAACTTTtctaataggccgggcgcggtggctcacgcctgtaattccagcactttgggaggcagaggtggacggatcacttgaggtcaggagttcgagaacagcctggcgcagatggtgaaaccacgtatctaataaaaacacaaaaataagccgggtttggtggcgggtgtctgtaatcccagttacttgggaggctgaggtggaagaatcgattgaacccaggaggcggaggctgcagtgagccgagatagcaccactgcactccagcctggacgagagagagagactctgtctcaggggaaaaaaaaaaaaaaaaaagcttttctaaTAAAACAAACCAACACGCAGGCAGTCTCCTGAGGCGCTGGGTGTCTAGAGTCTAGGTGTGGGCACtgtggacacagagacacaggatGTGGTCCCTGTCCTCATGGGATGGGGGGCAGCTTCTCCCCCTCAATCACAAGGCAATGTGTACAGGGAGTGTATAGGGAGTGTCACACCCTATAACCTAAACCGGACAGAAAACCAAGACAGAGCTCGCGGCGCGGCCACCAGCCCCGTCGCGAGGTGGGGACCGCCACCCCAACATGCCAGCCCGGGTCTGGCGCCCCGACCCAGCCAGCGAGGGCTCCTTCCGCCAGGACTTCGGGGCCCCCAGCCCTACCCGGCCCTAAAGCGCATTTCCCGGCCGGGGCCGACAGCCCAGTCGCCCGCCCTCCCACTCGCAGCTCGGTCCAGGGATTTCCTCCTGCGCCGCCCCCTGTCAGGGAGAATGGGCTGAAGGGGCGCGGGGCAGAAAAGAACGCCGCGGCCGACTGCCCCGTGCAGTGCCAGGGCTCCTCGCAGAGCCCtacagaagaggaggagaaggggcagAGCTACAGTCCAGAAACTCCAGGGAGTCCCCGCAGGCTTACCAGGCCCGGGCCGGGGACGCAGCGCGGGAGCGCGGCGAGAGGGGGCCGAGGGCCCCGGGCTCACTCACCTCGGACAGGCCGCTCCGGTCTTCCGTGTCCTGCCCGCTCAGCACCTTCTTCAGCTTGTCCATTGCGGCCCAGTACCCACCGGCTCCAGCCCCTCTGCAGCAGCCTGTTGCGCCTCGCGAAGTTGACGGCTCTTCCGGGTACTAGGCAGCCGCCCCGCCACCCAGGCGCCAACCGCGGCGCGCCCCGCCCAGGCACCTGCCCACCTGGGGGCGCCCGGCATGCCCCGCGCGCCCGCGCCGGCCTTCGCCCTCGTGTTTTTGTCCCGGGAGGCGGGTCGGGCCGGAGGGGCTGGGATTGAAGTCACCAGGCGCTGCCAAACATTAATGGGGCATCCGGAGCAGTTTCAAACCCGAACGGGCTGCGCTGCCTCGCCCTACTTGATCCAGTCAACAAATGCTGAGCACCTACCACGTGCAAGGCTTTGGAGAAACAAAGACGGGGAAGAAGCCTTGTGCAGAGGGGAACAAAGGCTGTGTTTCATCCATATCGCGATCGTGCCTACAcagggaaagatttttttttttaattactcaaGGCCttaacctggtgtggtggggcatgcctgtaagcccaactactccggaggctgaggcaggaggctcacttgagccaaggagttccagGCTATAGTGAACTGTGACCaggatactgcactccagcctgggcaacagagcgagactctgtctcattaaaaaaaaaaaaaaaaaagtgactgaagGAATGTGGAAAGGAACAATAGATtgttaaattgttttgttttgtgtttgtacaATAGTTTGTTTTACTgacctcaaaaaaactaaaaatagactgggcatggtggcttatgtctgtattcccagcactttgggaagatggcttgagcgcaggagttccagaccagcctgggcaacatagggataccTCGTCTctgcaaaaacatttttaaaacttagccaggcatgctggcgggcacctgtaagccAAGCTACTTgccaggctgaggaggaagaatggCTTGttctcaggaggtcaaggctgcagtatgCCACGATGTCAGTGCAGTaagctactgcactctagcctgggcaacagcgtggaaacaatccaaatgaccATCAACTTATTAAtggtaaataaaatgtgacatacccatgcaataaaaaggaatggagtactgacacatgctacaacgtggatgcACCTCGAAAACAttgtattaagtgaaagaagtgtGGACCCccaaaatttgagacaggtctcagttaactaggaagtttattttgccaaagttgaggACCAGCACCTGTGACatagcctcaggaagtcctgatgacatgtgcccaaggtggttggggcacagcttggttttatacattttagggagacatgaggcaccaatcaatatatgtaagaagtacattggttttgtctggaaaggcgggacaactcgaagcaaaggcaggaagactcaagcggggagggagcttccaggtcacagataggtgagagacaaatggttgcactcttttgagtttttgattagcctttccaaaggaggcaatcagatatgcatttatctccaTGAACACAGGGAtaactttgaatagaatgagAGGCAGGTTTGTTCTAAGCAGTTCCGAGCTTGAATTTTCCCTTTAGTAATTTGGGGGAGCccaagatatttccctttcacaGAAGCGAGACACAATAGAccatatactgtatgatttcatttataggaaatatccagaataggcaaacccatagaaacagaaagtagactaATGGTTGCCTAGGGATGGAGGAGGGGAAATGGTAATAAGAGACTAATGGGGTGATttaaatgttctggaattagacagtggTAATGGTTGCATACACAACTCTgaacatactaaaaaccattgaattgcaTGCTTTGAGTTAATTGTATGGCATATGAATTCTGTTGCAATAAAGCCATTTCAcaaatgcttagaacagtgctcAGTATATATTTCACAATCCATTAATATTATCTATTGTAAAATGTAACAGGCATCCACTCTTATCTTTCCCCAATGTATCTGAGTCTGAACCCGGAATATGGGCTCCTGATTTACCTTCAGGTATATTTGCACATTGTGCAATTGGCCCATTACAAGGGGATTCATTGTAGCattgtttgtaaaaaaaaaaaaaaaaaaaaaaaaaaaaaacttggaaacaacttGAAAGTTCATGAATGAGGGATGTGCttgaataaattatggtacattcatTCACAAGAATACTAAGTAGTCATTAAACACAGAAGAATGAGGAAGGTTTAATAAATGTCATCAGAAGGTTTTTTCTGACTGTGCCACACCATCCTTTGAAGGATCTTTGTAAACATAAGTCTGACTCATTTGTTGCCCTGCTTAACATCTCACACAGTGTGATAAACTGAAAAATGTTCCCCAAAAGATATCCATGTcctagccgggcgctgtggctcacacttgtaatcccagcactttgggaggccaaggcgggcagatcacgaggtcaggagatcgagaccatcctggctaacacagtgaaaccccatctctactaaaaatacaaaaatattagccaggcatggtggcaggcacctgtagtcccagctacttgggaggctgaaacaggagaatggcgtgaaccccggaggcagagcttgcagtgagccgagatcatgccactgtactccagcctgggtgacagagcaagactctgtctcaaaaaaaaaaaaaaaaagatatccatgTCCTAATCTCTGGAACGTGTACATGTTACCTTAGATTGCAAAAAGTGGAGTGGGGGTGGTATTTTGTGCAGGTAATTAAGGATCGTAAAATCGATTATGCACATTTATCCAGGTGAGCCATAAATGCAATCATGTatatccttataagagggaggcagagggagatttgacacaggcagaagaggagaaggcactgtgaccacagaggcagagatgggagtgacgcagccacaagccaaggaatgccagtagccactagaagctggaagaggcaaggaaagtaTTCTCCCCTAGGGCCTCCAGAGGGAGCAGAGTCCTGTCAATAGCTTGTTGTCagcatttctggcctccagaactgcggGAGAATCCATTTTTGTTGCCACCAAATTTGTGATATGTAACAGCAGCTGCAGGAAACTAATGCCCATGTTCCCTACCACCTACAGATAAATTACTACTGACTTCTCAGCAACACATACCTTCCTCTTTGGGTTCATCTCGCTCCTTTCTCTCACACACTCCAGGCTCCAGGCATAGGAGACTGTAGTTCCTGAACTCATTGTGTTCCCTACCTTGTCCTGGAAAACACCTACTCTTTTCCATCCTTgtctctttcccttcccccaaCACACAGTCCTCCCAAGTCATCTTAATCTTACCTCCACCATAACACTTAGCACAATATGCTCCATTTGTTCACATTACGGTCCCTATGGGGCATAGATCTTATTTGTCTTTCCATCCCcaacacagtgcctggaacatatagtaggtgctaaataaataataacctaCTCTAGACattggccaggtgaggtgactcatgcctgtaatcccagcaatttgggaggccgaggcaggtcgatcagaaggtcagga
Encoded proteins:
- the SFT2D2 gene encoding vesicle transport protein SFT2B isoform X2, with protein sequence MDKLKKVLSGQDTEDRSGLSEVVEASSLSWGTRIKGFIACFAIGILCSLLGTLLLWVPRKGLHLFAVFYTFGNIASIGSTIFLMGPVKQLKRMFEPTRLIATIMVLWHNKGLALIFCILQSLALTWYSLSFIPFARDAVKKCFAVCLA